In Candidatus Uhrbacteria bacterium CG10_big_fil_rev_8_21_14_0_10_50_16, the genomic window AATACGCACCCAGTAACGGAATGGAGACATCGCCTCCACGTACACGTGCTTTTGTACCCATTTTATTCTCTGTAACAGCGGACGCTTCGATCACATCGTCCACGCGTATATCAAACACCTGCTTGTCTTGGCGTGCGAACCCAACCACACGGTCTACATCCACCGCCGCCATTTCTTTGGCATGCACATCATTTAAATTCACGACAATAGACTTAACGAGACGCTTCCCATGGAGTGTTTTATGTGGGGCCGACGCGACCGCTTCAAATAATTTCCGTTTTGCCCGTTTATATTTTTCAAATCCCCCATGTGCTTCCAAATGCTCAGGTGTGAGATTTGTAAAGACCGCTGTATCAAATTGAATGCCCACGTGGCGAAATTGATCGATTCCTTGTGAAGAAACCTCCACAATTGCATAGGTACACCCCGCTTGCACCATCGCTCGTAGCATCTTTTGTGTTTGTGTCCGACCAAGCATGGTCATCTTTTTATCATTCGCAATTAATCGATCTCCAATGCGAAATGAGTCTGTCGTGGTCCATCCGACTGTTTCTCCCAAGGTCATGAGTAATTGGCCAATAAGCTGTGTCGTACTCGATTTTCCATTGGTCCCCGTGACCCCAATCACATGCATGTGTTTTGATGGATAACGGTACACAAAAGCCGCTCCTTGCGCCAAGACATAGTGATACGGCCGTAACAAAGACACCGGGATCCATTTTTTTATTCTATGAAGCATGTGCATGTTTTTTGATAAGGAGATACCCTTCTTTACCTACCTCGATAGCAATAAGTTTAATCATAGCCAACAAACCCACCAGCCCCCAGTCCGCAGCTGAGAGTCCGATCGTACGGAAAATTGCCTGAAGTCCAGGAACGTATACAACGGCCGCCTGTGTCACAAGACCAATCAACACTGCGCCTACCAACCATCGGTTTGTAAAGGGGTTCATGCGGAAAATTGATCGTCGCAGGCTACGCACAGCAAACACGTAGAGAAGCGAATCCACTGCCAGCGCCGTAAAGATAATCGTTCGCAAATGATCGGTTTGGATGCCCTTTGCCTGCAAAAGGATGTACATGACCAATAATCCAACATCTGTAAGGACTCCGATAAGGAAGATTAACACTTTCATCTCCGTATTGACAACCGGCGTATCTCGTTTGCGTGGAGGACGTTGCATAACGTCTGATTCGGCCGGTTCCATGGTGAGCGCAAGACCCGGAAGACCATCTGTCACTAAGTTGATCCACAAAATTTGAACGGCCAAAATCGGCAACGGCAAACCGAGTAAAATTGTTCCACTAATTAAAATCACCTCACTAAAACTATCCGCAACCAGATACACAATGATCTTACGGATATTATCAAAAATAACACGTCCTTCATACACGGCAGCCGTAATAGAGGACAAATCATTGTTTAAAAGGACCATATCTGAGGTTTCTCGTGCAACGTCTGTTCCCGATCCAACAGACACACCGATATCCGAAGCCTTCATTGCCGCTGCATCATTGACACCATCTCCAACCATCGCAACTACCTCGCCACGTGCACGCCATGCCTGAACAATTCGTAATTTATGCTGTGGTTCCACACGCGCGAAAACGTTACACGTTGCCACACGCTCTTTCAAGACAGCATCACTCATGGAATCAAGTTCCTTCCCGAGAATAACGCCACCCTCACGATGAAGAATTCCCGAATCCTCCGCGATCGCTAACGCCGTTTCTGGATGGTCTCCCGTGATCAAAACAATTCGCACACCTGCGTCATTGAGCGTCTGAATGCTCTCCCGCGTACTGACACGCAGCGGATCAGAGATGCCAATCAACCCTTTGCACGCAAAATTCGATAAAACATCTGTCGGTGTTTCTTCTTGTGGCTTTTCTGCAACCGCAAGCACACGTAAACCTTGTTTGGTCATCTCATCTGCCTGACGTGTCCAATAGAGACGATCCGCTTCCGTCATGCGACACATGGCAAATACACGCTCCGGTGCTCCTTTTACAAATACAAACGTACCTGCGTCCGTCCTGTGTTGGGTGACCATATATTTACGTTCTTCCGTAAACGGAATCTCTGCGATACGCCGATACGTCTCTCGTGCTTCCTTGACCGCGATCCCAGCTGCAAGCGCCACATCTACCAACGCACGTTCTGTAGGGTGACCCAAGCGTACCTCCGCTTCCTCTGTTACGTCCGCATCGTTATTCAACGCGCCAATGAGTAATGCTGATCGCACAGCCTCCGTTGTCTCCTTAAACGCCGTCGTGAGCCCGTCCCGCGTGCGAATTTGGACAACCGCCATTTTTCCTTCTGTAAGCGTTCCAGTTTTGTCCGTACAAACCACCGACACGCTCCCAAGCGTTTCCGCCGCAACTAGACGACGAACCAAAACAAAGCGTTTTAACATGTGCTGCATTCCAACCGCCAATACAACGGTTAATGAGATAAGAAGCCCCTCCGGAATGGACGCCACAGCCAATGCAATAGCGATACTCAGAATCTCTATCGTCGGGACTCCATGCAACCATCCAGCCACAAACAACACCATTGCCACGCAGACAACAATAACGCCAAGTATCCAACTAAATCGTTTGAGCTGAACCTGTAAAGGAGTTGACTCATCTTGTGTCTCAGATACGAGTTGTGCGATCGCGCCTAGATGCGTCTCGCTTCCAATAGCAACCACTACCCCCTCTGCCCTTCCACGAACCATCAACGTTCCCAAAAAAGCCATATTTGCACGATCACCGACAACAGCACTTACAGTCAATATGTTCGTGTGCTTCGATACCGGAAACGATTCGCCCGTGAGTAGCGACTCGTCGATTTGTGTATCCACCGCTTCGATTAGACGAACATCCGCCGGAATACGTGATCCCGCCTGAAGTAACACAATATCTCCGGGTACCAACTCCGTCGCAAGAATATCGGACACCGCGCCTCCTCGACGAACACGTGCATGCGGAATCTCGTAAGAAGAGAGCGCTTCGGCAGACCGTTCCGCCTTCCATTCTTGAACAAACCCCACAACCCCGTTTAGCAACGCGGCGATAGCAATGACAATCGCATCTTCCTCGTTTCCTATAACAACACTCGCCCCCGTCGCCAAAATTAGCAACATCATGAGGGGGCTCGTAAATTGGCGACCAATCACCCTAACGATGCTCATACGTCGTTTTTGTGGAAGATGGTTGGGTCCATATTGACGCTGTCGTGCACGTACGTCATCCATTCTCAAACCAGAAATAGACGTTTCTAGCCTTTGGTGCACTTCTTCTGTGCGTAATCGATACCAGGACGGTTTCATAGTGGCGTTAGTGACGTACGGACCGATATACCTCCAACGTCTGATCCACAATCCGATCCCAAGCAAAATAGTCTTCAATCACCCGTTTTACGTCCCGTTGTGCCCGCTTGATTTCCTCTGGATTTTCAACAAGATGTCGTAACTGTTGCTCTAGGTCATCCACATCCTTATTCTCGAACGTAAATCCTGCGCGATGGATTGCCTCAAGATTCCCCGGAATATCGGACACCAATACCGCCGTTCCAAACGCCATTGCCTCCAAAACGGTGAGTGGCAACCCTTCGCTTTCCGATGGCTGACAATACAAATACGCATGTGCATACAGCTGTGCCAAAGTCTCTCCAGTTTGAAATCCGATAAATTGTATCCGTGTGTCTCCCTCCGCTAATGCCTTTAGCTGTTCTAAATACGTATCCTTGAGCGCAGGTGCTCCAACAATCACAAGATGCTTGTCTGTTTTAATGCGACGAAACGCCTGGATTAAATGATGCACGCCTTTTACCTTTAACAACCGCCCAACCATCAAAAGGTATCCGTCTTTTTTGAGACCAAATGCTGCAAGTAAATGCTGCTTGCGAATCGTTTGCCTGTCAGCTCCACTTGGAATAAAGACAGCCTCTGTATGATAGCGATCACGACAAATCACCTGCAATCCGTGACTCACGGTAATCGTTGCATGCGGTGCACGACAAGCCATCCACTCACCCGCGCGTAATGCAATCCTACCGAACAATCCCCATTTTTGATGGAGACGATCCTGTGCATGGAACGTGGCAATCACCGTTACGTGCGGTCGCAGCAAGCGCGGAATCCAACTCAACAAGGCAGGACCAACTCCGTGATAATGAATGACATCCACAGGACGCAAACAGACATCCACGGTTGCCAAGAACGTATGGATAATTGCCTCAAGATTTTTTGAATATACCGTTGGCAAATAGTGCACGCGCACACCCTCATAATAGGTAGGATGTTCTGTACTATACCGTTTACGCGCATAGGCCGTTACCTCGTGTCCACGCAAAACCAACCGCGTTGCAAGGTTCACAACGTGTGTTTCGATTCCTCCGGCCGTGCGGCCAAGAATAAGACTTTTTTGACCCAAAAAAGCGATACGCATGCAACAAGTATAACACGAACGCTCTCTTACGTTTCTTGTGTGTCTGCTTCCGTAAATCCAAGTGCCGCCGAATTGATGCAAAATCTCTGACCCGTGGTCTGAACGGGACCGTCCGGGAACACATGACCCAAATGTCCACCGCAATTCTTACACAGTACCTCCAATCGATATATCCCCTGTGAAGAGTCATCCCGTATCACAACCGCGTCCGTTTCCATGGGCCTGTCAAAACTTGGCCATCCACTTCCTGAATCATACTTATTTTGAGAAGAAAATAACGTCGCCCCACAACCTGCGCATGTGTAGGTTCCGTTGTCGTGATGATCGTAATACTTGCCAGAAAAGGGTGGTTCCGTTCCTCCGCAGCGAAGCACGTCGTACGCCTGCGTACTGAGTGGTTGTTGATCGTCTTGTTTCATACAAACATTGTACCATCTCTATTTTTCTAGCTTGTCAAGGGGGCGGGTGTGGAAAAATAAAAAAACGAGGACGTATCCTCATCTTTCTTTGGTGCGCCGGGCGGGAATCTCACGTCGGCCTATGGCCTCTTTAAAACCATGCGGTTTTAATGTTTCCTCCTTGGGGGAACACCCAGTTCCCCCATCGCCCCCTCTGGTTCGAATCCCTTCTCTTAAAAAAAGAAAGATGGAGAATCATCCTCATCTTTCTTTGGTGCGCCGGGCGGGATTCGAACCCACGACCTTGGGCTTAAAAGGCCCCTGCTCTACCAACTGAGCTACCGGCGCATGCGGGGCAAGGATATCAGAAAACTCTCGCCCTGTAAAGGGATACCCCTACTCTTGCAATACTCCCTACAATTCCTTTGTTTCAAACGGATAATCCTCCTCAGAAGCCTCTTCCACATGCACGACGGTATTTCCCAATGCACGCGCAACCTGCTCCTGTATGGACAGTGGCAACGGCTCGCTCCCCTGTTCTTCCTGCTGTACATCTTCCTCAACACGCTCTTGGGAGTGCTCGGTCATGCCAGTCGTATACCCTTCCTCGCCTTCCTCCAAAAACCGCTCCAACGGCGACGGATCCTTCCGTTCTCGAGACCATTTGGCATCCGACTCCCCTGCCAGCTTCAACACACCTTCTGCAATTTTCTTGGTTCCATCTTTTGGAAACGTCAGCTTAAGATTAGCCGCAAAACGCATCTGCACATCCTCGTTATCCATAACGGTCCGAATCGACGAAAGAAGAATCTGCGGAGTTGTCTCGGTTTGATCTAAAATCAGCCCCGCCTGATGCTCGTACAAATGAAACGCATTCATCTCTTGGTGTGAGTCTGGAATTGGAACCACAATTGCCGGCTTCCCAACTGCCGCAAGTTCGGTAAGCGTCCCCAACCCCGCACGGCAAAGCACAACGTCCGCAATCGCATATGCATCGTCCATGCCATCGTTAATAAGTGGCTCCGTCACATAATACTTGTCGGACACGTTCACCATATGATGTTTGTCTCGACCCGTAACATGGAGCACTTGCCATTTCTTTGTGAGATCCGCTGCAATTGCGCTCACAGACTCATTAAGCCACATTGCTCCACCTCCGCCACCCAATACAAGCAGCGTCTTTCGCTCAGGACTCAACCCAAACTTAAGTAACGCACGTTCTCGCGACCCCTGTAACATACTTTCTCGCACCGCATTCCCTGTAACTTCCGTTTTTTTGCTTGGAAACACATCCTTGCTCGCATCGAATGTCGTAGAAATTTTCGCCGCGAACCGTGCCATGATTTTATTCGCTAGACCCGGCAATACATCTTGCTGATGTACCCAGCTACGAATTCCCATAAACCGTCCAAGAATCACTAACGGCACGCTCACATACCCTCCTGCCGTTACAATCACATCTGGTTGCTCTGCTTTTAACACATTCCACGCCTCCACACCCGCGTACACAAGCCTAAACGGAATCGTAAGCCAATAAAAAGAAACATAGCGAGGGATTTTAACGCTCGCAATGGAGATGAACCGTACATCCTGTGATGTAACCATGTTAGCCTCTGGCCCATGAACCGTGCCAACCCAAACAAGATCCACGAGCTTATTGTGCGCTCGCCAATATTCAACAAGACCGAGCAAGGGCGTCACAGGACCGAGTGTCCCACCACCGGATAGCAAAATCTTCATATAGTGGGAGTATACCAGAAACGAATTGAATAAACAGGAAGCAACCGTCTACGTGCGATAAGACGAGATATTAAGCACAATTCCCATAGCGGACAACATCATCACCATCGAGGTTCCCCCGTAGCTAATAAACGAGAGCGGAATTCCCGTAATCGGCAGCAATGCCAACATAGCTCCAATGTTCACAAATGCCTGAAAGAGAATCCACGTCATAACACCCACCACCACAAACTGTGAGAACTTATCCGGCGCGTGTGTCGCAATGCGGAGCATCTGTCTCGCAAAGAAGGCAAACGTAACAATTACAGCCGCAGTCAAAACAAAACCAAGCTCTTCTGCAATCACGGCAAAAATCGAATCTCCCGCCACCTCAGGGAGGTATTGAAACTTCTGACGTGAATGTCCGTAGCCAAGTCCAAGGAACCCACCAGACCCAATTGCCAACAACGCCTGGTTAATGTGATACCCCACCCCCTGAGGATCGAGCTCTGGGTGCAAAAACGTCGTAAAGCGCGCCGCTCGGTAGGGAGCTAACCGAATCAACAAAAAGAATAGTGTCGCACCTCCACCTCCCAATAAAAACAAGTGCGGCCACGGGGCGCCTGCTACAAAGTAGACCGTTAAGGCAATCATCACAATCACTGCCATCGTTCCAATGTCCGGCTGTAGAATCATGAGCAGCATAATGATTCCCAGGACTGTCACAAACGGAATCAACCCCGTGTTTGCATCCTTAATACCTGTGTCCGTTCTCCGTTCAAACCACGCAGCCAAATAGAGTAAAAACGTGAGCTTAACAATCTCTGCTGGTTGAAAACTTAATCCCCCGATGGCAATCCAGCTATGTGCCGTTCCAAAATCTGCGCCAATCCCTGGAATAAACACAAGAATCAATAAGACGATTGAGATGATCAGTAGCGCACCTGCCATGTTACGCCAAAACGTAAACGGGATCCGTGACATCACAAACATCCCCACAAGACCTGGTAGCACACCAAAAATAACTTGATGTTTTATAAACCAATAGGTATCGCCAAATCGTTCAAACCCCAGCGGACCCGATGCACTCATAAGCATCGCCAGACCAAACAAGAGCAACCCGCCCACGAGTGCCAATAAACGGTAGTCTATCGCGTGCTTAGGCTTTAGCATGCTTTAAAATAACCCCATGTCCAAGAGCGCAACGGCTACTCCTAGTGTCGACGCTACGATGGAGATAACCCAAGCGCGCATGACAATCTTGGGTTCTGGCCAACCAATAGCCTCAAAATGATGATGTATGGGTGTTGATAAGAAAATCTTTTTGCCTTTGCGTAGTTTCTTAGAGGTCAGTTGCACAATAACCGATAACGACTCCAGTACCAAAACGATACCAATCAACGGCAAGAGCAACGCCATATTTGTAAGCATCGCAACCACGCCCAACGTTACGCCAAGTGCCATAGACCCTGTGTCTCCCATAAAAAATCGTGCAGGATAAATGTTAAACCACAGAAAAGCTAGAAGAGCTCCAACGATCGCGATACAAAATGCCGCCAACTCAAATCGACCCTGCGCAAGTGCAATAGCCCCATAGGCGCCAAACGATGTCATAAGCGTTCCCCCGGCAAGTCCGTCCAGTCCATCAGTCTCATTCACAGAGAATGACGTCGCAACGATCACAAAAATAAAAATGGGGATATACCACCAACCGACAGCAAAATCTCCTACAAACGGAACGTGAAACAAATCCCAATCTAATTTTGTATAAAACCACCAAGACCCAATAGCGGCAATAATCGTATAGATCCCAAGACGATACTTCATACTTAAACCACCGCCATGAGGACCAATCTTTTTGACGTTCATCCAATCATCCACCAATCCAACAAGAGCAGAAGCTACAAAAGCTCCCAATGGCAACAATGTTTGCGAACGCGTCAAAAAACTCAAATGTCCCACCAGCGAATCGGGCGCTACGAGTCGTACAATCAATAATACAGACGAGACGGCAAGGACCGTTCCCCAAATAAGCACACCTCCCATAGTAGGCGTTCCTGCTTTCTTTGCATGAAGTTTTGCAAAGATCGGCGTTATGGAAGCCGTGCGAATTGTTTTCCCAATTTTGAGGCGATACAACACGTTGGTTAACAACGGCGTCCAGGCGATGGCCACCACAAATGTGAGAGCTGCAAGAAGAATCAAACGAATTACTTGAAATGACTCCATACTAGGCATTAAGAACAAGGACAAAAAAGAGCGCAAGCGCCGTAAACAAACCAATAAACAGTGCCGCAACAGACAAGGTATTTGCCAGAAGCGGTGAATATTTACGCATCCAGATAGCAAGACCGGTATTGACAATCAAAACGATCGTCGCAAATGCAGGGAAAAACAAGGACGCATACCAAGGTCCTGCATAGTCAACGCCCAAGTGCACATTATAATGCAAGGGAAGCAACTCTCCCGAGGGCACGACGTCTCGTAGGAACCATAGCGGGATAACCCATGTAACAAGTAGAACGAGAAGTGAGAGCAAAAATACCAAGCGTCTTTCCTTACGCGGAGCAAGAACCTGCAAAAGACTACGGATGTTCATAGATATTGGTCACGCAGCGCACCTCCGGTACCTGCTCTTTTAACAAAACTTCAATGCCCATTTTGAGCGTCATCTCGGACAAAGGACAGCCACGACATGTGCCGGTAAGCGACACCTGTACCTCCCCTGTTTCTGTATTAAATCCAAGAAATTCCACGTTGCCCGCATGAAGCGCAAGACGAGGACGGATCGTTTCTAACACCTCCTCAATTTTATTCTCAAGCGTCTGCAACATGCACAGAGAATAGCGTGTTTTAAACAAAAAAACAACCGCCTTACGACGGTCATTTTTTACTCTGCAGGAACAATGTTAACAAAGGTTCGTGAACGCAAGATCCCAATAAAGTTTGGTTTCATGCGTGTGGTGAACTTCACGGCTCCCGCAACGGCTGCGTACAACGTATCGTCAGCGCCGCGGCGAACATTCTTACCTGGGTGAATCTTTGTTCCACGTTGGCGGACCAAGATTTCTCCGGCATTGACAGCTTGTCCGTCAGAACGCTTTGTTCCGAGACGCTTTGCCTCTGAATCACGTCCAAGTCGGGAAGAACCACCGGCCTTTTTGTGTGCCATAGTGGACCAATATTACGTATTAAGGACGGAGGACGGCGCAATGCCGATTCCGTACGGTGACGAGAGTATAGCCGAAACAAGAAAAATCGTCAATATCTCGTTCAAAACCAGGCCGTTTTAAAGGAAAAAAGCCCTTTTACCGGCCTTTCTCCTGCGATAAGAAGTATGGATGAATGAGGGCCTCTTATTTTGCCTCCACGATAATAGAGAGTTCTGCCTCGTATCCACCCAAAAACTCGGCGACAACAGTAAACGAGCCGGTTTCCTTGATAGGCGCCGTAAAGACCACTCGCTTTGGCTTGAGTTTTACTCCCTGCTCCTGTGCCGCTTTTACAACGTCTTTTTCCGATACAGCCGCATACAGCGTGCCGTCATCATTGGCTTTTACGGCAAGGGTGAGCGTGGTTCCATCGAGTTCTGCCACAGCTTTGCGTGCTTGATCGTCCGCCTTCACTGACTCACGCTCTACGCGCTTCTCCTGCGCCTGGATTTTCAGCAACGCCTCTTTGGTTGCCGGGACGCCCAACGCCTGTGGATAGAGGAAGTTTTGCGCATACCCATCGCTCACGTCCACAACGTCGCCCTTGTACCCTTTCCCCTTTACATCTTTTAGTAATATTACTTTCATAGGTGTGTTGTTTACAATGACTTTATCTTAACACATCCAACCCACATAGCGAAAATACTGTTATGCGTCTGAGGAAGAATTGTATTTCTGCACCAAGAGCGTTCCTGCCGCCGCAGACATAGGCAGTACAAAGATATTGAAAAACGGGATCAAAAGGCCGAGCGCTTTAGCGGTTCCCAGTCCCAAAACTGGACCCAAATGTTTTACAACCCACCTACGCCTATCACCCAACATCAATCCACGTCGTGCAAGCGCCGGACTCACAGCATCCCCGCCAGAAGTAACCAAAAGCACACCAAATCCCAAAACACCACTGAGCACCTGCCCCACTACTGGCAAAAACTGCAATAGGAATCCAATCATCACAACAACTCCAAGCAAAACTGCCTTCCGAGATTCCTGCGTGATTGTAAACAATATTTCCTTATACCAGGGCCGTTCAATGATCACCTGATTGTGTTGCTTTTCCAGACGAGCACCAAGTTCCTCATAAAACGGCGAGCCAACCACCTCAGCGATAAGAGAAAAGAAAAAGGCATACCCCAAAAGGACAAGAAAAAAGAACAAGAGGTATACGATCCACATCAACAACACAAGCCAAAAGGATTCAAATGACGCTCCAAGAAATCCCGCTACGATTGGTGCAATCCACTGCCACCCGATCAGAATCATTGCAACAAAAATTCCCACGTTGAACAAAATGGGGATCGTTAAAAGCCACCACGCACCCGGAATTTCAACCATGACTCTTGCACCACGAAAGAGCAGAAAAAAGCCATCCGACATCTGATGAAGATGCTTCATGAATGACGTATGCGCCGGTCTCGCCGATTACGACTCCGCGCACGCTGTGTGGGCGGTTTTATTTGCCCTGGCGCTGGCTGGCCCGGCTCGACTTTTACTTTAAACGGATCGCGTTTATTGCGTCGGCGCACTTGCCGAGCAATGAGTCCCACCGCTTTTTCTACAATAAACTCCATGTCCTCGTATTCCGACCACTGCTTAACATCTCGCAACGGCGCCCACTTGCGCCCACGAATCTTCTCTCCTTGTTTGGTCGCGACTTGTACACGCTTAAACCTCGCGTTCTCGGGTGCCTCAAACAAAAAGTAATGGATATCTTTTTTAATGGTATCTCCTTTGCGTACGTATCTATCTTCAAACGTAATTTGAATATTTCCAAGCTTGCGAACAAGACGAAGTCCCTTCAGTCCGGTCTCTTCATACACTTCGCGCCGCGCGGTCTGCTCAATACTTTCCCCTTTTTCTACATGCCCTTTTGGGAAGGTCATTTTTCCAACAGAATCACGCACAAAGGCCACATCTACGCCTCGCTTGGTTACTTTATAGATAATTCCTCCTGATGAAACTTCTTGGCGAATAGCCATAGGGTTCAACAATAATCTCTATGAACCAACCTACTCTCCATGTTCTTCGTTCAAAATGGAAAGTGCACGCTCAAACTGTGTATCGATACCTTCTGCTAAATCTTCTTCCGTGAACGTAACCTCCTCATCTGGAGTGATTCCTTGCTTGTTGATTGAACGTCCTTGCGGCGTGAGCCATTCTGCAATTGTGATCTTGAGCGCCGATCCATCGGACAACTCACGATATTCTTGCACGGAACCTTTTCCAAACGTCTGTGCCCCAATAATGATCGCCGACGCATAGTCTTGTAACGCTCCTGCTACAATCTCCGTTGCCGACGCACTCCCCTCGTTTACAATCACCACAGTTGGAATGTCTTTTAATCGAGCGACGCCCTGTGCCTCGATATCCTTCATAACACCATCTTCTCCGCGTTCGATCACCACGGTGTTATTCCCGACCCACTCACCAGCAATCACGACTGCCTGATCCAAAAATCCACCTGGGTTGTTCCGCATGTCGATCACAAGTCCTGTTGCGCCCTTAGACAAAACATCTACCACAGCATCGTTAAATCGACGTGCGGTGTCTTCGTTGAAAGCAAAAATGTCTATAACCGCAATCCCGTCTTCTCGGACGGACCATTCTACAGAACTTAATTCAATAATCGCACGGTGGATAGGAACCTCTACAGATGCATTTGCTCCTTCATGTACCACCGTAAGTGTTACCGTTGTTCCTTTTGGACCGCGAATCAACGCAACCGCGTCCTCTATACTTAACCCTGCGGTTTCTGTTTCATCGATCAAATAAATTGCGTCTCCTGCCGCGATACCTGCAAGTTGTGCCGGTGAATCACGTAACGGAGAAACGATCACAAGTTGACCCTCGCGCAAGCCAATCTCGGCGCCGATCCCCTCAAACTGACCAGATAAACTTGTCTGGAAGCTGTTTGCGGCTTTTGGGTCAAAGAACGTTGTGTAAGGATCCCCTAACCCAGCAACGAGTCCGTGCAAGGCACCATAAAACAAATCTTTTTCCGCAACCGGACCGTATACGTAATCCTCCTGTACTTGTTGCCACACGTCCCAGAACAACTGAAAATCCACATCTTCTGCAATGCGTGCAATTTCTCCGGCGCCGATTACGCGTCCATCCTCTAACGTAACCGATCTTGGAGGCAAAGCCTCGCGACCAATAAAAATTCCTCCCAATAAACTCGTAAGCGCGATCCCAACCGCGACCGTTGTCATGAGCCATAAAGGCCATCGAAGGGTTTTTTGACGTTTTTCTTGAAACATATGTGAGCGCAGTATACCACGTCTTTAAAGATTCACCTGAAGTAATTCTTATTTCCACCACACAATCCTCAGAATTTGATAGAATGGACACACATGAATAACCGTCGCATCCAACAGGTGATTTTTGCGCTCTTTATTGCACTCTTTTTTGTCAGTGCACCACTCGTCGTTCTCTATACGGCAGGCTATAGATGGAGCCCACAGCAGGGTGTCATCCGTACAGGAACACTCTTTGTCGCTACGACTCCAAAAAATGCAACCGTCAACCTAGGAGGAAAACCCTATAAGGACAAGACACCCACCATTATTAAAACGCTTAAGCCCGCAGAGTATTTAATTGAACTTGCATTACCTGGTCATCTCTCTTGGGAAAAACGACTCAGCATTAAAGAA contains:
- a CDS encoding 50S ribosomal protein L27, with the translated sequence MAHKKAGGSSRLGRDSEAKRLGTKRSDGQAVNAGEILVRQRGTKIHPGKNVRRGADDTLYAAVAGAVKFTTRMKPNFIGILRSRTFVNIVPAE
- the mraY gene encoding phospho-N-acetylmuramoyl-pentapeptide-transferase; translated protein: MPSMESFQVIRLILLAALTFVVAIAWTPLLTNVLYRLKIGKTIRTASITPIFAKLHAKKAGTPTMGGVLIWGTVLAVSSVLLIVRLVAPDSLVGHLSFLTRSQTLLPLGAFVASALVGLVDDWMNVKKIGPHGGGLSMKYRLGIYTIIAAIGSWWFYTKLDWDLFHVPFVGDFAVGWWYIPIFIFVIVATSFSVNETDGLDGLAGGTLMTSFGAYGAIALAQGRFELAAFCIAIVGALLAFLWFNIYPARFFMGDTGSMALGVTLGVVAMLTNMALLLPLIGIVLVLESLSVIVQLTSKKLRKGKKIFLSTPIHHHFEAIGWPEPKIVMRAWVISIVASTLGVAVALLDMGLF
- the ftsW gene encoding putative lipid II flippase FtsW — encoded protein: MLKPKHAIDYRLLALVGGLLLFGLAMLMSASGPLGFERFGDTYWFIKHQVIFGVLPGLVGMFVMSRIPFTFWRNMAGALLIISIVLLILVFIPGIGADFGTAHSWIAIGGLSFQPAEIVKLTFLLYLAAWFERRTDTGIKDANTGLIPFVTVLGIIMLLMILQPDIGTMAVIVMIALTVYFVAGAPWPHLFLLGGGGATLFFLLIRLAPYRAARFTTFLHPELDPQGVGYHINQALLAIGSGGFLGLGYGHSRQKFQYLPEVAGDSIFAVIAEELGFVLTAAVIVTFAFFARQMLRIATHAPDKFSQFVVVGVMTWILFQAFVNIGAMLALLPITGIPLSFISYGGTSMVMMLSAMGIVLNISSYRT
- a CDS encoding ATPase, whose product is MKPSWYRLRTEEVHQRLETSISGLRMDDVRARQRQYGPNHLPQKRRMSIVRVIGRQFTSPLMMLLILATGASVVIGNEEDAIVIAIAALLNGVVGFVQEWKAERSAEALSSYEIPHARVRRGGAVSDILATELVPGDIVLLQAGSRIPADVRLIEAVDTQIDESLLTGESFPVSKHTNILTVSAVVGDRANMAFLGTLMVRGRAEGVVVAIGSETHLGAIAQLVSETQDESTPLQVQLKRFSWILGVIVVCVAMVLFVAGWLHGVPTIEILSIAIALAVASIPEGLLISLTVVLAVGMQHMLKRFVLVRRLVAAETLGSVSVVCTDKTGTLTEGKMAVVQIRTRDGLTTAFKETTEAVRSALLIGALNNDADVTEEAEVRLGHPTERALVDVALAAGIAVKEARETYRRIAEIPFTEERKYMVTQHRTDAGTFVFVKGAPERVFAMCRMTEADRLYWTRQADEMTKQGLRVLAVAEKPQEETPTDVLSNFACKGLIGISDPLRVSTRESIQTLNDAGVRIVLITGDHPETALAIAEDSGILHREGGVILGKELDSMSDAVLKERVATCNVFARVEPQHKLRIVQAWRARGEVVAMVGDGVNDAAAMKASDIGVSVGSGTDVARETSDMVLLNNDLSSITAAVYEGRVIFDNIRKIIVYLVADSFSEVILISGTILLGLPLPILAVQILWINLVTDGLPGLALTMEPAESDVMQRPPRKRDTPVVNTEMKVLIFLIGVLTDVGLLVMYILLQAKGIQTDHLRTIIFTALAVDSLLYVFAVRSLRRSIFRMNPFTNRWLVGAVLIGLVTQAAVVYVPGLQAIFRTIGLSAADWGLVGLLAMIKLIAIEVGKEGYLLIKKHAHAS
- the msrB gene encoding peptide-methionine (R)-S-oxide reductase, producing MKQDDQQPLSTQAYDVLRCGGTEPPFSGKYYDHHDNGTYTCAGCGATLFSSQNKYDSGSGWPSFDRPMETDAVVIRDDSSQGIYRLEVLCKNCGGHLGHVFPDGPVQTTGQRFCINSAALGFTEADTQET
- the rplI gene encoding 50S ribosomal protein L9, giving the protein MKVILLKDVKGKGYKGDVVDVSDGYAQNFLYPQALGVPATKEALLKIQAQEKRVERESVKADDQARKAVAELDGTTLTLAVKANDDGTLYAAVSEKDVVKAAQEQGVKLKPKRVVFTAPIKETGSFTVVAEFLGGYEAELSIIVEAK